In Malus sylvestris chromosome 2, drMalSylv7.2, whole genome shotgun sequence, the genomic stretch GTTGTGGTGGGGTTATGATTGTGGCAATGGCGTCATCGGTGGTGACAATTGTTGTGGTGGTAGAAGGTTAGTGTTTGTAGTGGTTGGTGGGGCGGTCACTTTGTTGTCCAAATGAGAAATGTGTGTTGAATAATAAATAATGTTATTTTCTAAAAGAGAAATTTTGAATGCAGTTCCTAACTACCAATGTTCCTTGACTAAAATCTTGgtggttttcaaattttggccAAAGTCCCTGATATTAATGTAAATGTGTTTCTATGTAGGTtgtataaaatcaataaaaagaattacaatatatcaacaatatttatgttaattaaAAATAGCTCAATCATATATTGTGATACTTAAAtccatttaaaataaacaaaaaattacaaaatctgCCACTGCAACTAGCACTCACTTCAACTAACACCCTATTTCTCATTGTATTTTGGAATAGGTCAATATGGATTCAGACACTGCATGTTTGATTCTGTTTTTTTtccatttggattcagacaGTACAATACAATCTCTATTTCttgattatatttttttacGTTACTTTGACATTTAGATTCAGACACTGCATTtcctatttttgtttttgacatTTGGCTTCAGACACTATAGTGAAGTGTCCGGTTCCTGGTTatgttttttatgttattttgacATTTGGATACGGACACTGCAATGTAGTGTCTGTTTCCtgattctattttttattttttttttattttttttaaattttgattcagTTTTCTAGTTCcattttttacattttgaatCAGACACTACGTTGTAGTGTCTGTTTCATGATTCTATTTTTTTCATCACTCACACGCTTCCTATGCTTCACACCTTGTGCGATTTTTACATTTGAATTCAAACGCTGCAATGTAATGTCATTTTTCTGGTTCTGAATTGATGATCGTAAAACTCTTGCAAACGCACCTACAATTCAGGTGGATTTTGATGGACACTACCCTAGAAAAGAATCTCCACGATTAAAACCTTTGTAAGTTGTTGGAATTTGTTACATCCTTCTTCTGCTTGctcttagttttattttggtttgcTTAGACGTAAACAAGGGAAGTATTTGGGCGCCATTGCCCCGTGACGGCAAGTAAGTTTTACTCAACTTAGAAAGCAAAATTACTAATTACACTGGAGAAAAGAGAGAATGAATAAAGTCAGAGAGGGGAGAAcataagaaaagaaatgaagTCAACAGAGAAGAGTATAAGGGtataataattattttctaACTAACTTAAACCCATGTGATATGCTTCATTAATTTATGACtaattattataaatatttGATTGATTATGTTCTAAAAGAAAATTGGGCACTGATATATGGTTAATTAGTAAAGATTCTATTAACCTTTAGCTAAATAACCTATTTTGGGAGTAGTCTTAAGAAATTTTTAGATTATCTAGAAATATCTTTAGATTATCTACTAAATAtttgttaacttttttttttagtttgagTAATCTTAAGTAAGTTGAAGTTTGATGACACCAACAATTATTTCTTAAGAAGAAATCAACTATTTATTAAGATGCAGTCGGTTACGGAGAAATAACCATGCCCAAACTTCAACTTACTTACAATATTGCAGTGAAATTTTAACTTATTTATGATATTGTTATCATCTCTAAACTTCAACTTATTTACGATACCATAACTACCTCTTGATTTGTCATTGTTATTAATAAAAGTTCGttaaatatttttcattagAAAATTCATGAAAACTctcttaatttaataattttgagggaaaaaagagaaggaaaaaaatcatGATAATACGAAACATCAAAAGTAATTCGACATGAGAACAATAAGATGCGCCATTTAAAAGGGGCAACCAACATCAACTTTaataagtaaaaagaaataaagagaCCACCATGTCCATGTGATGCGACTCATTCACGTGAAATCGTGAATGgtgattaacaaagaacatgcCTTTATATATTATGGGATCCACTTTTGATTGAACTTCAATGATTCAAACAGTTTATGTTGTAAATCTTGATTTATAGATTATTCTTACCAAAATCTAATTCAattcaaaatcattttttttatttaattgtcacgatgaaatttcattgtttcttaaacCATATTGTTGGTCAATCTCTTTGAACTTAATTAGATGCctcaaatatttctgatttggctaatattttgcaatatGATCTATGAGGTACAACTTGAAAAATTAATGGTTTATATCATTGAAGTTTGATGTCGTTTGAACCCACAACTAATCctcattttaaaataaaatgtgaTCCTTTCTCTTAAAGACTTTGTGTATGTTATGTAAAAAATAacttaaatctttttttttttcactagaAGTTTGATGGTGTTTGTGAGGACTTACTGAAACAAATTTATCGTCACACAACTTTTCAATTCAATAAGGTATTAATTAGTATATgcccacacacacaaaaaaaacgtgtgaaatgttttatttttgttttcaaaattgaaGGGGAGAGgaataaagagagaaagaagggagTGGGGAGAGAAggagataattttttttatttatttaaaaaataaggaaTGTTAAAATCACCTGTAGATGatgcttaaacaaaaaatagcaaaattttgtgttgtgtaattaagttattgcctttaatttttttgttgtgatataAGACTAAATAGTCTTTTTATCATTTTGTAgttgacaaaaatattttattaatacataactagcatatgggcacacacaaagtgtgtgataaaactttttatttttgtttttgaaatataaggagagaggaaaagagtgatagagaatgtgggaattgggaagtttttttttttaattttttaatttttaatttttaatttaatttttaattagagatatgttaggattacatgtaggtaaggttttgaaaaaaaaaaaagcaaaatttgattgtgtgaaattacatttctaccccatatttctttttcatgttctgttttaattagagggttaaattagtaatttcataggattttaattgacaatgagtgttttattaattagtagagatttaGATAaagataagttttttttattttttttatcttttcataTAACAAGACATTATTAGAACGAAACACTACGATAATAATAAAAAGTGAATTTCTTTTATATAAATAGTTCTCGTGTGCTCGTGGCACATGCGTTACGGCTCGTGGCATATGCGTTACGGCTCGTGGCATGATgttgtggaccaaaacaataAAACGACTTGAGCAACAGACAACACGCAAGCCAAGGGCTCAACTGTTTACTCCAAATGGGGATCCTTCAATTATTTGGTGACCCAGATCCCTGTTTTTGCGGTCAATTGGCATTATTTATGTGAAGACAAATTGCTCTACCATTTCAGTCTTGAGCTGGCTGGAGCCTAGCATATTAATGGAGATAATGATATGGTAGGTAATTCACACTCAAACAAATTATGACAATGTCAATTAACATCATGTTGTTGTTTTATTTGTTGTCTTTTTATTTGCTAATATATTGTGAAGCTCCACTTGAATAAATGGTCGTCACAGTGATATGGTAGTTGAAAGATAATTTTTGTTACAAAAAAATCGAATATAAATCTTTGTGGTGAAATATGTTAGAATTTAAGTCCAAAAAATAGATGCTGACGGCTAAAGAGAAACACGAGAAAAAAGAATTCATCTCTTTGTACATCTTTACTATATTTTTGCTCTGAAATTTTAAGTTTCATTTatgaaaaaaacagaaaaacaaattCACATGGATAGAGCAAACATGGAGCTATGAGATAGAGACTGGGTAggaaatgaattgaaaattagatGATCCAAAGTCTCTCAATTTCACTTAGCAACCAAATTTGGTGTAAATTATTGTACTATAATACTTTTTGTTGCGGCTGTGGATTTTCACGTGCCATTTGATTAGAATCTTTAAAAAAATCTGTGCCCATGGCCACTTGATATAACGATAGTAGCTACCACGTTGTTGTAATTGCTTTTagaaatcaaatatcataaccTGTACTAATTGCGACTCCAAAGTTGTTGCTTGTTCTACAtcgaaaagaaaattttgaatgaGTGATTGAAATAGTGTTGGATATCTTTggttgtcaattgattttaggTCGGAtgttcattttttaatatttttatacacATTATTTGGGAAAGAAGTACGTGATAAATGTTTTAACCACTTGAGTTACAAACTCTTTTATCTCTATTGCTAATGAAATAGTTTCAGTCACGTAGATAAATGCTAGGTAAACCATATTTTAGTAGACTACATTGTACAATATTTCTATTAGAGGCGGAACTAgtacaccccaaattacttctcccacacatttttaaaattttaatatttatttatcaaGTGCTAgtggtgtgtagaaaatattaaaaaattaaaaaggtgtgggagaagtaatttggggtgtgtgaatataatctctctttTTCTATCACATTAGTAGAGCCTACTAGTACAAGTAGTGTCCACCTATTTTGAGAACAACTTATATAATACAAGTTCATAGTCcctcaatattaaaaaaaaaaaaaaaaaaccaaaaaaaaaaaaaacctctcactctcacacgttttttttttctctctctctctctccctctctccttctcattttctaaaaagcAAATGCTAGTATTAATTAAAGCAAACTTGAATCATTATTAAAGATGAAATGAACGGCTAAGAAGCAACATGAGGTCATCTATggtttaagaaaaataaaaagaaaaattaataaaaaaggcttgaaaactttatgttttaacgataatgacaaaataaagggtaaagtgaataatatcatgattgactttttagtgtaaagaTATAGTTTtccattaaaataaacaataccgGAAACTTTTCGTCAAAgttcacaaaataaaaaaacactgCTATGTCAAGTGACGTTTCTTCTTGCATGACCACTGTCCTTTGAGCGGCatttcctcttctttctttttttggtttcaGCGAAACTTTCACTCTCCTTATAAGTTCTTTCTTATAGCCTTActctatttttgttttaatttcacATATTAGAGGAAAATTTGAATCTGTCCAGTACATAACAAGTGAGTTTGGCGTTTTAGTAGTGAATGATTGACGACGTAAACGAGTCAATTGTCAAGCAAATATTTGGGAAAAGGTTGAGTTTCGGCCCTTCATCATCGAAAGCTCAGTCCAACAATCAAATGCTTGGGAAGAGGTCCCTACTCCGCTAATTACAATCCTAATTGTGTTTTGCTTTCTTTCCTCGTCCTATCAACAACAACGACTAacacaaatattattattttattctcatATATCTACacattatattttatttctcagACTGGAAAATTTTGCAGGTTCATGGATCTTGATTCCATCTCATTATTAATAATACTATTTTGTTCGCATTTTCCATGCTGGTTATCCAATGCCTTCAATGATTATGATTTTTTGCAAGGACACGAATTTTTATAGTCTAGATGAACGGAAAGGGATCATTTTCGGATTCACTTTCTGGAGATCTTAGAGATTTTTACATTTTaaccgttcattgtatatcgtgcaattagttttcgtcagatactatttgtgtttaattttaaatataaaaaaatcaaatgatttctgaccataCAATACACGATGAATGGTTAAGATGTGAGAATCCTAGAGATCCCCACAAGATGGATCCAAATGGGATCCGATTCTTAGATAACAATGTTCGTGTCATATATAGTAATATTTTAACTAATTGTGTTGTGTCAAACTCATTATATTAACAAGTTCTTAACACTTGATTTGATAATGGCCCGATTCGTCAATGGATTGTGTAGTTTCGTTATCGGGTTAACAAGTGTCGTGCATAATGTCGAGATCTGACAAAACGATATTTTAACAGTTTCTGTAACGGCACCAGTTAATGTGTTACACGATTACAATCTAACTTGTGATAAAAGAATTGATTCAAAATCTACTATTTTTCGTATTAAATTAACCGGTTGTGCAAAAACTGGTTAAGCTTACCGTCATGTGGCTTCCCGTAACAATGAACTTGCAGCATATATGTCGGTCTCCGGTTGACGCATGCAATGATGTCAATCGCAAAGCAAGTAGCCAACTGCGACTCAAAACATGATTAGCAATCGATGATATTAATTCACTtttcatcttaaatattaatacTGCGAGTACAAAAACCAAAAGTTCTacatctcctcctcctcctgctcCTCAGTCAGCTTCTGACAGAATCAACACAGATTCAGAGAGCCATtttaagggtttagggtttgaagCGATTGATCGTTCGAACCATGGCTGAGGAGTGCAGAGAGACGCTGCTGAAGAAGGTTTACTATGACGAGTGTCCCGGTTGTGTAATGGAACAGCGTAAAGAGCTGCAGAGAGGTCTTCCTATTAAAATGCTTGTTTCTGTATGGCTTATTGTTCTTTCAGCTGGTAAGAAAAGCacttcagttttttctttttgattttCTTTATCGTTTTTCTTGAACCGAATTCGAAAAGGGATTTCAAGTTCATCCTCATTGTGCTGCACTACAGTCTACAGTTCAATTTTCCTGTGAATGATGTGACGTGTATGTATGAATATATAACTCTGCAATTGATGTTGAGACTAAAAACTTGGAACGGAAATTCAGAAATATGATGTTAGAGGTTTAAGCAGTTATAAGTGCTTTTAGAATAAGCTACTATACCAGGAGATTATGAAATTAAAGAAAGACTTGTTGCTGCGTGTAAATTGGGTTGCTGATCCTATAGTTTGATTGCTTTGTTACACTCCAAATGATTAAACGTTTTTGTTAAGTAATGTTTATATCCGCACCGTcttcatacttttttttataaatgtttAAACCCTGATCTATTGTTTGGTGGTCGTTTTGCAGCGCTGCCAATATCATCTCTCTTTCCATTCCTTTATTTTATGGTGTGTGCATAATTATTAAttcttttgtttcttgtaattttaaaatttttgcaACCTTTAAAACCCGTTGAAGTCTACTTTTTTATCTAAAGATTCCAAATTATTGCTTGCAGATTAGGGATTTCCATATTGCTAAAAGAGAGGAAGACATTGGCTACTATGCTGGATATGTAGGTGAGTTGATGATTGTCACTACTAACCTTTCATTTCCTTCACCATTTCGTTCCTTAACAAGTGTCTTTACGAACTTTCTTACATTGTGAAGGGTCTTCATATATGCTTGGCAGAGTTCTGACGTCAATTCTTTGGGGAATGGTGGCTGATCGCTATGGTCGGAAGCCTGTCATAATTATAGGGACTGTTGCAGTGTTAGTAACTTCTGTTCTGCAATTGGGTTTCACTTTGATAATTTGGCAATAAGCACTGGCTCTTTTCTTCAACACTCTTCTCTGcgtatttacaaattattttttactttttactggCTCAGGGTTATTTTCAACACTCTATTTGGACTCAGTGTAAACTTTTGGATGGCTATTTCTACACGATTTCTTCTTGGAAGTTTGAATGGTTTACTTGGGCCGATTAAGGTACTATATTGTGTCATATATTAATAATGTCATTTCAAGTCTACAACCACGTATGTAATGTCCGGGTTATTTAGAATATATGATTTAACTGCATGACCAGGCATACGCAAGTGAAGCCTTCCGAGAAGAACACCAAGCTTTAGGCATGTCAACAGTAAGCCACATTGACCTCTCGATTCTGCAACTTCTTATAATAAATGTTCTACATCATCAACATTGAGAGTTATCATCTTTTTTCAGGTTAGTGTAGCCTGGGGTATTGGATTGATCATTGGCCCAGCCTTGGGAGGTTTCTTGGCCCAGGTAATTCTACTTATAGTACTTTCATGCTAGGAACCACACTTCAGAAAATCCCTCAGATGTGCGTGTATTTGTCGTGCTAATTGTTTAGTAAGACCATTCAATGGTACTTTTTGTGACTCTGTACATGTTAAATGATGGAAGAGATGTTTCGTTCATGTGTCTTTACCTAGACAATTTAATTTCTTTAAGCCTCTAAAAGGAACGATAACAGCAGATTGTGTTTTGGTAGATCCCATTCCAAATATGATACTTCGGACAAGTCAGAGAATGTTTCAACGTATGTTCTTTTGTGGGGTTTTCAAGCCTCACGAACTAGATATGTTTaagactaaatgatcaaccGTCATCATAGCACTAGAGCAACCTCACATGAATAGTTATACAACCATTTTTTCACATACATGAATAATCTACATGGTTACGAAAGCTGTGCAACTTGCTGCAGTGAAAATAGTGGGGATCAGATCATTTAAGCGCACATTTTATCACTAACACTTGGGAATTAATTTTAAGGCTTAAAGCAAGCCTGAGGTATCACAGTGGTTCTGAATTAGTACAGGGGTTAGAGTGCAAGAAGGTTGGTTTTCGAAGGAATAGGCTAAATAGAGCAAATAATGGCTCACTGTCGGGTACACTTAGTGAAAATCATGGGTTAGCAGATGATTTTAGTAATTTTTAAGGCTGTTTCCTGCGAGTTTCAGGTTTTGGGATACCGAAATGGTCTTATCCTGCGCCAGCATGTCTATAATATGATGACTGTTCCGAGCTATTGGACACTAAAGAAGAATTTATTCTGtttctttgttatgttttcctggttgatctctctctctctctctctctctctctctctctctctctcgttcgcTTGGCGTTTTGTCTTTTAGATTATTAATTGGATGTTCCTAACAAATTTTATGCAGCCAGCAGACAAATATCCAAGTATATTTTCCCAAAGCTCTATATTTGGGAGGTAAGTTTGGCTACTTATTTAAGTACACTGCAGTGGGATTGTCAAGTTTCAGcagttttcttattatttatttgttccacAATGATGTTCCAAAACGTGAAATTCTTCTGCAGGTTTCCGTACTTCTTGCCTTGCCTATGTATATCAGTTTTTGCATTTGGAGTAACCATTGCTTCTTTCTGGCTTCCGGTACATATCTTAGTATATATTCCTTTATGTTGATGAATCTCTTTTACTTTTTCTCACTGTTGTTTTTGGCCTCTTATATTTTTTAGCTTATCACAGACATAACTTGCTTTTTggacccaaaacaaaaaaaacgtAACTCGCTTATtttctcatttttgtttttgtacttGTTAGCCTAAATTTCTCATCACGTAGCCTCCATGAAATCTTGAATGCAGGCCTCCCTTACTGTCCTGCATTACATATAGACGCAGGTCCTAAATGAAAAGTACCTGTTCATACCAAGTTCCGTTCTTATATTATCTAATCATATACTCCATGTGTTCGACACTCATTCATCCTAGCATGCCTCAACTTATTTTTACGTGAATGAGAAGATTTCAGACATCTTGTCCTTTATATTTCGTACTTGTTTTTCGTACCCTTTCACTCTTTATTTGAATTTAACTTGAGGATCGCCCCAAGAAAAGAGAAGCTAGTAATGCTTGGTTCATTTTTAGCACACGTTTACATTAAGTACTCTTTGAAACTATACGTATTAACAGAAAACTTCCGTATCTTGATGGTTGCAGGAAACTTTACACAAGCACAATGGAAAAGCTAGATTAGACGATGATTCTTATGAAGCTTTGGAAGCTGCCAATGGTGGGTCTGATGCAAATGAAAAGCAAAAAACTGAAGAACAAACACCTAAAGAAAACCTCTTCAAGAATTGGCCCTTAATGTCTTCAATCATTGTTTACTGTGTTTTCTCACTTCATGACATGGCTTATACAGAGGTAACTTCTCTTAACACAGTGTGGTATAATTTGCAAaatcttcccttttccttttgctCTCTTTTACTCGAAGTTATGTACTGTGTGTTTCTTATGATTCGTTCAAAACAGATATTCTCATTATGGGCTGTGAGTCCTCGAAAGTTAGGGGGTTTGAGCTTTACAACCGAGGACGTTGGTGAAGTTCTTGCAATTTCTGGTAAACACATTATGATCTGCATAACATACCTGAGATATTTTCTttagggtggtgctatccatGCACCCATTTTTACCTCGCACACACCTCTCTTAATTTCTGGCTATTGGATCGTGTGAATGGAAGGAAatcaatggacaaaaattaacaagtgtgtgtgaagcaaaatggggtgtgtgaatagcactaccctTGCTTTATATGCAGTCTCTGTCTGTTTCGATTTATACTACATATGCAGAATAATGGATGACAACTTAATCAACTTGTAGGTTTTGGTCTTTTTGTCTTCCAAATTACTCTATATCCATATTTTGAATGGCTGCTTGGTCCTGTTATGATTGCTCGCGTTGGAGGGGTAAGTTTTCCACTCCTTCTCCCTGTACATTTTAGTTCTTTTTGCAAATAATTGTCCGTTGACCTAATTCCTGGTGAACGAtattaattttaatcttcttttttttttcactcattgATTCGCGTGCAGATTATATCCATACCTCTGTTGTCAAGTTACCCGTTTATAGCAATGTTGTCCGGGCTCTCCCTTTCCGTGCTGTTAAACTGTGCATCTGTGGTGAAGAATGTCTTATCCGTATGTGCA encodes the following:
- the LOC126600503 gene encoding protein ZINC INDUCED FACILITATOR-LIKE 1-like isoform X1 — translated: MAEECRETLLKKVYYDECPGCVMEQRKELQRGLPIKMLVSVWLIVLSAALPISSLFPFLYFMIRDFHIAKREEDIGYYAGYVGSSYMLGRVLTSILWGMVADRYGRKPVIIIGTVAVVIFNTLFGLSVNFWMAISTRFLLGSLNGLLGPIKAYASEAFREEHQALGMSTVSVAWGIGLIIGPALGGFLAQPADKYPSIFSQSSIFGRFPYFLPCLCISVFAFGVTIASFWLPETLHKHNGKARLDDDSYEALEAANGGSDANEKQKTEEQTPKENLFKNWPLMSSIIVYCVFSLHDMAYTEIFSLWAVSPRKLGGLSFTTEDVGEVLAISGFGLFVFQITLYPYFEWLLGPVMIARVGGIISIPLLSSYPFIAMLSGLSLSVLLNCASVVKNVLSIAIVTGLFILQNRAVDQKQRGAANGIAMTAMSLFKAIGPAAGGALFSWAQKRRDAAILPGSQMIFFILNVVEAIAVLMTFKPFLTLHE
- the LOC126600503 gene encoding protein ZINC INDUCED FACILITATOR-LIKE 1-like isoform X2 gives rise to the protein MVADRYGRKPVIIIGTVAVVIFNTLFGLSVNFWMAISTRFLLGSLNGLLGPIKAYASEAFREEHQALGMSTVSVAWGIGLIIGPALGGFLAQPADKYPSIFSQSSIFGRFPYFLPCLCISVFAFGVTIASFWLPETLHKHNGKARLDDDSYEALEAANGGSDANEKQKTEEQTPKENLFKNWPLMSSIIVYCVFSLHDMAYTEIFSLWAVSPRKLGGLSFTTEDVGEVLAISGFGLFVFQITLYPYFEWLLGPVMIARVGGIISIPLLSSYPFIAMLSGLSLSVLLNCASVVKNVLSIAIVTGLFILQNRAVDQKQRGAANGIAMTAMSLFKAIGPAAGGALFSWAQKRRDAAILPGSQMIFFILNVVEAIAVLMTFKPFLTLHE